TGACTATTATTGAGTTCAAATATTAAAGAATTGATGCGTTTAACGCTCAAATTTATATTTTGCATTCTTGTTTGTACTTCTTGTTCATCTTTGTAAGCCAAACAATTGTAAGGTAATTTGTTTTTTAAAATATTATCAATATGTTTTTTATTTTTAGATTCTTTGAGATTTTTATAAAATTGAAAATCAATTACATTTTTGTGTTTGTGTTCTATACTCATTTTTTATAATTCACTCTCTGGTTAAGAATCAAAATAAAATTTAATAATTATTTCAAGAAAAGTTAAAATAGTTTAAATTATCTTGAAATAATCAAATTATTTAATTCGGTAGCTTTTAATTACGTTTTTATTTGCCTGTTCTCTTTCTTTGCGCAGCCTTTCTTGATTTGCTTTATTGCGCTGTACTTGAACGTCAAATGGAATTTTGTAAGCTTCTGTAACTGTTTGGTTATCTTGTAATTTATTGTCTTTAATGGTTTTTTTGGAGAAGAAGTCAATCACATCACCCATGGTCTTTATCCCTTATAAAAAGTGTTCAATTTTTTTAAAGCACATTGTATGCCAACTTTGCTACTAGTAATAACAGTTACTTAAAACAACGCTGAAATGGCAGTGTCTAAAAGCAATGCACCAGTTGCTTATAAATTGAGCTAATAAAATTTATTGAGAGTTACAAGCAATAGCTGATATTTTGTGCAATTTATTTTAAGTATTTATAATTATAAGGTTTAATTTTGTAAAAAAATTTGATAAGAATACTTTGATTTTTAAATAATGGTTTAAAACCCCTTTTTTATTAGAAGTTTTGTGTACTGTTACAATACTGTTTAAGTATTATACAGTTTAAATATTTTAATTGTTTTATTTACATTTAAATAAAGATCAGTTATAACTTATTAGTTTCAAATGTCATTTCGTAGCTAAATTGCGTGCCAGAATTTTATTAGGAGATGCCTTATGAAAAACGTTTACTTTTTTGGTGATGGATTGGCTGAAGGCAATGCCACAATGAAAGCAGAGCTTGGTGGAAAAGGAGCAAATTTAGCAGAGATGACTTTGCTTCGCTTGCCAGTTCCGCCTGGATTTACGATTTCAACTCAGGTCTGTCTCCAGTATTTAAAAAACGGCGAGAAAATTCATGAAACCGTGCAAAAGGAAATTTACCAAGCGTTAAAAAAAATAGAAGAAACTATGTGCTTAGAATATGGGGACGCTCTTAATCCACTGCTTGTCAGTGTGCGCTCTGGAGCAAGAGTTTCAATGCCAGGTATGATGGACACAGTGCTTAATTTAGGAATAAATTCTAGCAACGTTGATGCATTAGCCAAAAAATTCAATAATCCAAAGTTTGCATATGATTCCTACCGTAGATTGATTCAAATGTACTCACAAGTTGTAAAAAATATAGAACCTCATCGCATGGAATATATTTTTGAATCGCTTAAAAGACAAAAAGGCTATTTGGAGGATTCTGACTTACAACTCGAAGATTATAAACAGTTAATAAGCCATTACTTAGATGTTTATCAAAATGAGGTGGGATCTCCTTTTCCACAAGACCCGATGGAGCAACTATGGACAGCTATTGGCGCTGTATTTAAAAGCTGGAATTGTGCCCGGGCAAAGAAATATCGAGAAATTCATAATATTTCTGATGATTGGGGTACGGCTGTTAATATTTGTGCCATGGTTTTTGGGAATTTAGGCAATGAATCAGGGACTGGGGTGTGTTTTACGCGTGATCCCTCCACAGGTGAAAATATTTTTTACGGAGAATACCTCACAAACGCTCAGGGAGAAGATGTTGTGGCAGGGATTCGTACCCCAAAAAATCTTGAGCTATTGCAAGAAGAAATGCCAAAAGTTTTTAGTCAGTTAGAAGATGTAAGACACAAACTAGAACTGCATTACAAAGATGTTCAAGATATTGAGTTTACAATTCAATCGGGAAAGTTGTTTATCCTGCAAACAAGAAATGCCAAACGCACAACTCAAGCCGCTTTAAAAATTGCAATCGATTTTGCCAAAGAAGGCATAATCACAAAACAAGAAGCCTTACTAAAGATCAAACCACATGATTTAGAAAAATTACTGCATCCTACTCTTGATCCGAGGGCGCATAAACACATTATTGCAAAAGGTTTGCCAGCATCACCTGGCGCAGTTTCAGGAAGAGCTGTTTTTTCGGCGCTTGATGCAGAAAGCTGGGCTGCGCGTGGTGAAAAAGTCATTTTAATAAGAGATGAAACATCTCCAGAGGACATTGGTGGGATGTATGTTGCTGAAGGTTTTTTAACGGCACGAGGAGGGATGACCTCTCATGCCGCAGTTGTTGCAAGGCAAATGGGCAAATGCTGTATTGCTGGGTGTTCTGTTTTGAATATTTCTGCAATAAACCGATTTTTTAGCGTCTCTAACATTGAGGTATTTGAAGGAGATTGGCTTACTTTAGATGGCTCTTCAGGTGAAGTGATGCTTGGCAAAGTTGAAACGCAGGATGCCGAAATGAGTCCTGAGTTTCTAACCTTTATGGATTGGTCCAAAGAGTTTCGTACATTAAAGGTTAGAGCCAATGCTGATTCTCCCCGCGATGCGCAGTATGCAAAAAGCTTTGGGGCAGAGGGAATCGGGCTATGTCGAACAGAGCATATGTTTTTTCATGAAGCACGACTCCCTATTGTTCGCCAAATGATTTTGGCAAAAAACTCGTTAGAAAGAAAAGAGGCGCTAGTGAAGTTGTTGCCTTTTCAGCGAGATGATTTTGTAAATATTTTGAGTGCGATGGAAGGCAAGGAAGTCACAATTAGATTGTTAGATCCTCCATTGCACGAATTTTTACCACTTACTGATAAAGATATGATGACCTTATCAAACCAGTTAAGCCTTTCTATTGATGAAATTAAACATAGAGTGCGTAGTTTAAAAGAAGCAAACCCAATGCTTGGGCATAGGGGATGTCGGTTAGGAATTTCGCACCCCGAAATTTATGAAATG
This region of Spirobacillus cienkowskii genomic DNA includes:
- the ppdK gene encoding pyruvate, phosphate dikinase; protein product: MKNVYFFGDGLAEGNATMKAELGGKGANLAEMTLLRLPVPPGFTISTQVCLQYLKNGEKIHETVQKEIYQALKKIEETMCLEYGDALNPLLVSVRSGARVSMPGMMDTVLNLGINSSNVDALAKKFNNPKFAYDSYRRLIQMYSQVVKNIEPHRMEYIFESLKRQKGYLEDSDLQLEDYKQLISHYLDVYQNEVGSPFPQDPMEQLWTAIGAVFKSWNCARAKKYREIHNISDDWGTAVNICAMVFGNLGNESGTGVCFTRDPSTGENIFYGEYLTNAQGEDVVAGIRTPKNLELLQEEMPKVFSQLEDVRHKLELHYKDVQDIEFTIQSGKLFILQTRNAKRTTQAALKIAIDFAKEGIITKQEALLKIKPHDLEKLLHPTLDPRAHKHIIAKGLPASPGAVSGRAVFSALDAESWAARGEKVILIRDETSPEDIGGMYVAEGFLTARGGMTSHAAVVARQMGKCCIAGCSVLNISAINRFFSVSNIEVFEGDWLTLDGSSGEVMLGKVETQDAEMSPEFLTFMDWSKEFRTLKVRANADSPRDAQYAKSFGAEGIGLCRTEHMFFHEARLPIVRQMILAKNSLERKEALVKLLPFQRDDFVNILSAMEGKEVTIRLLDPPLHEFLPLTDKDMMTLSNQLSLSIDEIKHRVRSLKEANPMLGHRGCRLGISHPEIYEMQVQAIVEAVAECKLLSKKVFPEIMIPLVGAAEELLWLKQRLMKIAPNLPFGTMIEVPRAALTAKSIARYADFFSFGTNDLTQTTYGFSRDDSTSFLKVYKNEGIIPEDPFAILDQLGVGKLIEIACMEGLSANPNLKLGICGEHGGDPTSVAFFHLLGLHYVSCSPFRIPVAMLAAAQSAIQIGVQNNTELHGYFQQQNNINVLNTALN